A genomic segment from Fusobacterium sp. encodes:
- a CDS encoding cation:dicarboxylate symporter family transporter translates to LESMLGFTPELTSLMIALYLTQDSFGTACNVTGDGAIAIMVNKIAGFKLIPPVKQK, encoded by the coding sequence ATTGGAAAGTATGTTGGGATTTACTCCTGAACTTACATCATTAATGATAGCCTTATACTTGACACAGGATAGTTTTGGAACTGCTTGTAATGTAACAGGAGATGGAGCAATTGCTATAATGGTTAATAAAATTGCTGGATTTAAACTTATTCCTCCTGTTAAACAAAAATAA